The window TTTGTATTTAACAGCCCTCTGAGAATTTCTGTTCCATAAACTTGTTGCTGTCCTTTGAATGCTTGTCAACTTTCAGCaccacaacatcctgcagcaAGGAACTATGAGCTGCTTAGATACTTTTAAGATGAATCAAGAGCTTATGGCTACTCTTGCTTTTAGCATGAAAGTTCTTAGTTTATGTAACACCTGGCATGTTAACATTCCAGTCCAAGTTGTTAGCTCACCATTTCAAAAACATAGgtacaaaacattttttacagAATGTGCTCAGCTTGGCCTTCTAACTCCTGTTATGTCAGTGTAACTAAGTATAGTTATTCCACACTGGGAAGGCAGACATTTGTACATTTTGTTAAATATTGTAATCTATGCCTGCAGTCATTAGGAATGTAGGACCAGATTACTGCACTGTATCAGTGTTCCTGTGTAATCTATTGCAGTTCCTAATTGGAAAGTGTTTGTTACTTAATAGGAGTACAAATCTCTGCTAGTGCACATTACCAGTTTTATTCAAATTAATGGAATTCTGCCTTTGTACAGCAGGAGAGAATCATGACAACATTTTGTTTTACCTCCGAGATCAAAGTACTACTGAAATACTTACCCTATCCTTGTATATCAGACCTACCAACAGATGTTCACTGTTTTTAGAGCCCATTGATCTGCCCCCTTCATCACACTGAGCCAATTGATCTGACCCTCTGTGTTATTGCAATATGTGTTCACGCAGCTAAATGCACCTTTAGTCTATTCTAGAATGGGACATTAGGTTATCATATTCtttaaagatttcattttaaCTTGGACCCATGTCAAAGGAGTTTGGCCAAAATCAATATTTATCCTGtaatagataaataaaatatttgaccTCAAATATGACTTGGCCATCAAATCTCTTTTCAGGGCCCTGTCAACATGATGAAattcctgctgcttttcctgctgttttctggGCCCTCAAAATCTTAATTTGCATAGCTGGGATGAATCTCTAGCATTTTCAAAGTGAACTGAAAACCTACTATTGATTTCACATGCACTTGTCTTGTATTCTGTTTGCAAAACATATTCTAAATTTCCTTCCTCCAGAATGTTTGGAAAAGACCCCACATTCTCCCAGAATTAGCTAACCATGTTATCATATTAATTTACAGTCAAAATATGAAATTTAATTGCTCTTAATTATCTCATGTCCAATGAACATATGCTAGAGGCCGTGTTAACAGTAATGAAATCAGAATAAACACCTGAAAATGTATGTTGCCTGTTAGCTGGTCTTTGAATCATCATAAAAGCAAATAGgttactttgtttttcctttgggaccAACTTATTTCTCACTGAGGTCAAAGAGACACATTTAAATGACCCAGTTGCAGCTGGTTCAGGATTTTTGTATGCAAAGGGCTTGGAAAGGAGGAGTTAAGAAAAGTACATGGACACAAATACCCTATAAATACGTGACCTGCACCTGCCTCTGTCTGTCCAGGATTACACCTTAATGGGGacttctagaaagaaagaaaaagggaagagaagggaatggcaaagcCTAAAACAGCTTTAGCTGATGTGCTGGAAAAATCAATGATTGCTGCTGACACATTAGAACGTAAAGACCTGATCTTTACCTACAAGGGCACTGTCTACCCCACTACTCTTTGCACTGCTGAAATATTCAAAGCTATGGAGTCCTTTGAAGCCAGAAGAGATGATGTCATCCTAGCAGGTTTTCCTAAATCTGGTATGTTTTGCTTGCTGCACAAAGGAGGATaccataataataatgataatcagAATAGTAAGAAtagcaacaacaataataatagcaatactaCTACTGCTGCTACTATTACTAATGCAAtaatgctgttgcatttagaactatgaaatatttatttcaggTTGTGTTGAGACGGATGAGAGCGCAAAGTGACATTTCTATTTGCAAATTCAACAAAACTGTCTTTGGCATAAAACTGTCTAAATTTTTTTCATGTGCAGTGTTGTATATTCCCCTTCCTATGGGCgatatgaaatatttcagtccTACCAAAATACAAATGTTAGCATTTTTCATCATAGGAAATCACAGAAGCCACAGGAACTCAGACTGAAAAGGGACATTATTTCAGTGTGATCCTTTTGTTTCACTGTGTTCTTATTTCAGTCTTCATAAATTTTAGGCAAGTCTACTGCCCATTGTGCGTTCTCATTTTAAGTTTTTTAGGGCTATAGTCTGTTTTCCTGTTGGGCTAAGAGGAAAAGGAATGGCACATGGGATATGCTGTAACCTTGCTGCTTTCCTCTTCTTGTCACAGTGCACGGTCTTCTGCTGACATGTAGTGTTGTGATCTTATCAGAGCACAGGCCTTCCTGGCTTGACGTAAGCAACACATTCCTCAGTTGCATTGCTATGAAATGTCCTTCTTCGTTATCAATACTGGTCATCCTTTTAACCCTTGCTCTGCTGTTTCTCCTGGTGCCTGCAGACACACATCCCATTCCTACTGCATTCACACTGGTCTTAACATTTCTGCTACAAGTCTCTGCATGActtctttaaatttttaattatttacatgTGCTCATACAAATAATGgatctgacaaaagaaaaaattcaagTTTATGGTAATTTCCACTGACTATGAGTTACATCAGGGTCAGTTCAAGCTAAGAGGAATTTTGACAGACTAGGAAAAAGATCAGAGAGAGAACTTGATCTGTGACAAAACCACAATATTTTCTCGTGGATTTTACTAGTATTCTTGTGCAATCTAACCAAGTAACTCTTTTTATCCAGTACTGTCCTAGTCAATACCCTTCTTAAAAATGTCCTGTCAATTAGCAGTAAAACAAAGAACCAGAGAAATTTGTTTAGAACAATAAGCAACATTTTAATCTCTTCATATTTTATGATTTCATACAAACTCAGTAATACAGTCCTTTCTTTTATCCTAACCAAAGCAGAAGAGACCACAATTACTTCCTTACAGGATTCAGCAATGTTTTAAATACGATGGACTAGGCATATTTTTGGGTGCTGTTCAGTGTCCAGCATCTCATTTCTGTGAGTGTGAATCTCTATGCTggaaagtattttctttgtttagcTAATGAGGTTTCACTGGTCCTTCTCATGCACCATTTCATACATTGCATGCAAGACTATGCTCAATGTTTTCCATGCAACTCCCTTCTTTGTGCTTCCAGGTACAAACTGGTTTGGTCAAATCTTAAGTGACTTGATAGCAACAGCTgcaaagaacaataaaaatgaaacaaatcatcACAATGATGTGCCAGAAGAATTTCCCTACCTTGAAATTGGAGATCCTGAGAAATACGAGGTGGGCATTGAAGCTTATATGTCATTTCATAACTGAACTTATGTgatatgaaatacatcttttcaGAGTCAGTACTATGGACAACTGCAGGGATGCTCTAACCAAAATACATCCATGTAGCCCTGTAAGGAAAAAAGGTTCAAAAGGTCTGTGTGGAACTTCCCAAAATTCAGTCCAATTTTATTCTGTAGAGGTTATGAAGCAGAAGTTTCATGCAAAGACAAATAAAAAGGTCATGTAACACAAGATGACATGCCAGAGATAGTCCCAAATAGAATTTCTATAGCCTCTCCAACAAGCCAGTTCAATGTattgctgctctgctgctctcttCCTTACCACCATGACATTTACTTACTAGCAtcaaatacatatatttgtttttcaaGGGCAGATACTTTTCATAAGGAAGTACAACATCTGCCTGACCAGTTCAGGTTTCTCTGCACTGTTGCTCTCTGCATTGTTGTCGATCTGAATAAAAGCTAATATGCTTTTATTAGCTCAGCCCTAGAAATGAGTGGATATCTTGATTCTAGGGCTAAGGAGACCTTGCTGTTGGAGCAGCTCACAGGGAGGTTAGATACAGATGGTGCTGGTCAGAAACTTCTGCCACCATATGTCAGAGTTCAGATGCTTGCTCAGGACTTTCTGTGATattccttttcccccagctttCTGCTTTGTTCCAACCTTCTGTCCTTCCAAATTTAATTTCAACTTCTTCCTTCTGCTATtacctcttccttcttttcttagtCTCAGCGGACTCCTCCATTTTGATTACAAAAGGCTATGTCATTCTCATTTTCCCCACCAAGATCCCACCCATTACTTTTTGATTTCTCTCACCATATAATGAGGAAGCATGAACTCACATTTTGAAATAGGTCAAAGAAAACTTTTTCCCCTGAACAACTATTATTAAGAGcttttagggttagggttactcAAAACACACAGTATTTGGTCCCGGGAAAAACCTTacagtttctcctctcccagATGAAATTTTTGGTAAGCTGTTGCATAAGATGCTCAGACTAATAATGTTATATTAATTATGCTGTTTACTTTCTTTGAATTTTATTGAAGCGGATGAAGAAATTACCCCCAAGAAGACTTATACGTACCCATATGTCTCCTCAAAATTTACCTGAGTCCATTTTCAAGAACAAAGCCAAAGTGAGTGCTCATTTTAATGATTTGTAGACATATTGACTTCAATGAATTTTTATGCCAAATTAGACTTCCTTTACCAGTCTTCTATTGGGACCATTTTCTTGTAGTATCACAAGAGGTTGGACTGTGAGCGCAATTCATTCTGCAAAGGATACCATCGTTTTATCCCAATTTGACCTTTCTTGCTCATTTTATCATTTTATCTGATCTATTTTGATAAAAAAGTCCTTTCACCATAAAtggcttaaaataaataatttgaaataatttggACACAGGTTATAATGTTAAATCAATACTTCAAGGCTACATAGTCCAAGAAATCAGTGCTGGGGTAGTTAAAATGAAAATTGCTATTTTTCTGTTACAGCCCTTTTCTAATACCtgtatatatatttgcatttacattttcCAGATACTGCTGTTGCTCCGCAATCCGAAAGATTTAGCAACATCTTATTATCATTTTTCCctagtcttttctccttttccatctTATGAATCTTGGGATAGTTTCTTTAAAGACTTCATGGCAGGAAAAGGTATTGTACTCTCTCTTAATAGAAATATTCACTCACAGTTACTCACATTTTACTCTCACTGTCTTGATCATCAACACAGAACAATCTCTAACACAAATACTATACGGCCTTCACAATGGCTTTCTCATAACTCTCTCTTTAGTTGCCTCAGTTGACTGGGAATGATTTTACTAGAGGGTCTTTGCATGTAGGCAAGGACAGGCAAATGCTTACTGTGACCCTTTCACAGTGTAATAAAGAGAAAATGGATTTTCTCTGAGGATGCTCTCAGTTTGACTAAGCTAACCCCAGTTCTGAGGACCTCCTGTAGTTCATTCAGCTCAGCTGGACAGTGAAGACATACTTACAGGAAAACTCTAGAGTCATTAAGGAAACCTTCACTACTTACCATGGCTTTTTGTGATTCAGGGTGTCTCTCCATTATTTTTGAATGTAAAAGTAATATTAACGATTAATAATAACATGGTTTAGGGTGAGGAAGCAGTGAAAACAGCAGTGATAATAAAAACTCAGCTAAAGCATAAGTATCTGTATCTCTAACTCTATTACATGGCTAAAGTATGATATTTATTTCCAAAGCAAAGTATCCAGTGGATCAAATGAACATAAATATTTCTTAGTACACTGACCTGGGCTAATCACCTTTGCTATGATGTCTAGGTGTTAAGGAGATATTCATTTCTAAAGCCTTTTTTATGCAGAACAAGGTCATGGTTTTACATGGAAGAGAATCCTTTCTGTAGTTACTACACGGATTCTAGATTGGAAAGCATGCACTCCGTCTTTACCAATATGTCATCATgtaattattataattaatatAAATGTTTCTTATAAGTgaatataaattataaattaatataaataCTTCTCTACCTTTATACAGTGCCATGGGGGTCTTATTTCAACTATCTTTCTGAATGGAACAAATACATTGTCAGTGAAAATGTTATGCCTGTAAGTTTTGAAGAAGTAAAAGAGGTAAGTTTAGCACTGTTTGATGTACAGTAGTGGTTTCTGCATCTTTCAAACACAGAATTCGTTGTCAGTATTTATTCTTTTGCAGACTGTCATGCACCCCTGTTGTCTACATTGTAATCAGAAATGATGTAGGTGTGCTAAAACTCTGAAGATGTGTAGGAAGAAATATTTCAGCTTGCAAACCACAGTTTGGGGTCCAAGCTCTAGACTTCAGGTAGTATAGATGACTGGAACAGTGTATGGGTGGTTAATAACTATACAAATTGTGTACAAAGCTTGTATGAATACCACATTAGCAGTGTTTCAAAGCAGGATGGGCAAATATGCACCTCTCTGGATTTGCTAACCACGACATTTCACAAGGCCTTTAGCCTGGCCcagctgtttctttctgaaaCCCTGCAGCTATGGGCTTGGGATGTAATTGCTTCATAGAGTCATGTCTGTTTGCACACATGACTCAGAAAGCAAAGACTGATGATGCCTGGTTATCGAGAGGTCATATATTAGATGCACATTTGGCTACATGCAAAGCATGTCCATGCATGTCAGATCACGGGATAAGGATATCCAGCCACAGAGTGGACAAAGATAGTGTTTTGTAAAGGGCAAAGGGGCCACAGTGGAGGAATTACTCTAAAATAAAGTAACTGtccatctcaggaaaaaaatgcaccaCAGGTTTACACACTGCTTTATTGCATGAGACAATGTTCCAATGCTCTCCTTTCTCAGAAGTGTATTTCTTGAAATTTTTTTTGCTGACATTTCAATAACGAAAAAAGgacaattttttatatataaataattctCTTCCCCTCTTATTTTCTTACCAGTTATAATATGAAtctaaaacattttaatgtaattttcagTTAACTCCGGATTGAATTGATGCACATATTCTTCTGTGCATGTCTTCATCACTGTGTGTGTAAATGGACTCTGTTCATTTTCACAGGGCTTTAGCTATTTAAATCCTGGTTTGAGCAATTAGTTGAATTCATCCTGGGGGCACCTCTATGCATCACTGTCTTTATACAACGATGTGGAGCTAAAAGAGATAGTCAGAGAGTGGAAAGGCTATGGGGAGGAACCAATGTGTTTCATTGGATAATATCCAGCGTGCTACTTTTTTCCTAACAGAATACATATTTAGGAGTGAAAAAAATAGTTGAATTTTTTGAGTTCCCTTTGAATGAAGAAGAAATTCATGCTGTTGTGCAGAGGAGTAGCTTCCAATCTATGAAGACGAACTCCAAGAACACTCATGGGGCATTTGGTGATGTTCTCTTCCGTAAAGGTGAATTTTCCATGCATTCTGAAGATACTGTTCTCAGCCTTTTTATTGTTAGGTATACTATAGCTTCATTGGTCAGTGTAATAACAGAGAAATTTTCCATTCATAAATATTAGCTGAATATTCACATTGTACAATGATGAATATTTCAAAAGAATTTCCTAATTTTAAAGGTTATTTCCCAACAGTCTTTCAACTGACTTAGCACACAGCTTTTTGGACACCTTTCCTCCTTTATAACTGTATGCATCTGACTCACCAAAGTCAAGTAACCTGAGATGGGGAGAGTCAGGGAGTTGGTGATGTGGCAATgagttttttcctcctctgcagctAAAAGAAacctagtcttgtggcagcagtggCAGAAATTAGGTGACATTTAGTATGACAGAGCTTGTCCAGCCTGCAGTAGACAGCACTGCCTCTTCTTGCTTTTCATTTGGGATGACAGGGTACTGCTGCTCCTCAGAATAACACTCCCAACAGCCTGGGGACGGGAAGGCAGATAAGTCAGTCCCCTTCATTGGCTCCGTGGGTAAAATGGGGCAGCATTAGGACTACTAAGTCCTTCCTTCTTTCATGGAGACATTCACTTTTTTGAAAAATCTATGGGAGCTTTGTGAGGAGTCATcagctttctggaaagaaaatattaGTTTTTTCAGACTATGAGTCTCTCTGAAAGCCTTTTCCTCCTGACTGGCGGTGTCATCCTCTACTGAAGTAACTCCAGCATTACAGCCTTCATGGAAGGAATAACTAAGGGGCTGGTGAAGAGGTCTTGAACTTCAATAACTGTCCAGTCGATGTATTAAGATGAACAAAAATCAGGCCAGTTAACTTTATTTCACTCATATCACAACCCAGGAGTTACTCTGTGTCTGTTCATTCATCCCTGCCGAAGGCTTGTACTATCTATTGGGTAAGCGAAGCAGAAAGTTGGGGAGCAATGCACCTTACTCAGTGGATCCCGCAGACTAGCAGAACCACTCAAACttgaaaaggaataaaatacaataataatTTAACAGGTAAGAAAAACACTCCACATAACACTTGAAGGGATATAAATGACTCAttctgagaaaataaatacaacaaaTATTAAAACCTGTGCATTATAGTATCAGTATAGTATCAGTACTGTTTCTTTGTAGGTGGTGTTAGCGACTGGAGGAATCTTTTTGAGGAAAAGCATAATCTGGAAATGGACAAAATGTACAAGGAACACTTAGCAGCAACCACTCTTGGAACAAGGTTAAACTATGATGTGTATTGCAAAATCTGAAGGATAAAACTGAACTTTTGAAGCAAACATTTCTTGAACTCTGACCAGGAGTGCAGTTGCATGATGTACAGGAGGCAAGTGGATGTTGCAGATAAATTTTATTCAGACTACAGCTGTCTTTATAGTGACAGCAGTGTATATCAGGTTTTGATTTTAAATGTAAGACCTTTGGCATACTGAGATGGTGTTCATTTACTGGATAGTATTATAATTAATCACATACAGATGAATCAAACAGCTCTGCTTCACAGTATACCATCTTAAGGAAATATTCTATTTCCCCTTTTATTATCAAGCTTTTCAGTCTTGCTAGGCTGCTTAGGAGTATTTGATACCTGGAGactttgttaaaaaatatttcaatttgggCTACTTCTTGGCAGAAAGATTTCAAATCAAGGGAAtttttttcactgacttcatTGGAAATTGAATTAAATCTATATTAAACACTGATAAAAACGAAGGAGGCATTGCAATGCTTAAAACAATAGTAGCTCAATCTTTTTAAAGTGTAGTTATCTTTTTATAAGGAGAATATCAGCCTCTCTCTGCATAGCTTTGGGTAATTTTGATGCATATCTACTGCTGTATATTCTCTGTTAGGTGCTATGCTTTTTTGCATCTGAATCTTATTAACCCATAATATGCCAGCTTGAGCATcctgttttttttaagcttataaGAATGATTGTAATAAAACAAACAGTTCATGTTTGTATGTGTTATTCCTAggcactactttttttttttattgatttagtCACAATAAAATAAAGCTACAGCTTATAGCTGTCTTTTAAATTGTTTCATGGATTTCCAATGCCTCCCACACCTGTCTTTCTGTGAGATCTGGTCCTGGTTTGAGAGGAGCCATGAGTCAGCTGTGAGGTGACAGTTGGAGAAACAAGAGGCTGATCCATAGCCATAATTTCTCAAGTTACATCACTGAGTGATGTTCTTTGGTTACCTGCAGGCATCAGCTTCTCTGATAATGTTAGGAATATTAGTAATCACTAATGGTTGCTTTACCTGTTAATCCACTGCTGTATGGAGAAGAATCAGAACCAGTATTTACCTGACTGACCTGAATGTGGGAAAGTGACTGGGAGAAGCTCCTGGTCAGGCCTTGGTTCCTAGCTACTTTTTCTGTCCATGCAGGTCTGGTCTGAAGTCAAAAGTTTTCAAACTTGCAGACTTTCATGTGGGGGGTCCTAGAAGCTCAATGCACCTGGCAATGCCGTATTAGCAGTAGGTATTTTTTGTGGGAGGGACGTGTCTTGGCTCTTGCTGGGGAATTCCGCGAAGATCTGATCCAGATGTTAGTTTTTAAGGACTTTCAGAAAAACTCAGAAGAAAATTCTAGGCTAAACTTCATCTAACCTTCCAGAAACTTGCCCTGCCTGAGCGCAGTAAGGCTTGTAATAGCCAGTTGCACTGCGTAGACAGCCTGTGTGCTGACCCCAAGGGCAACTGTATTCTCTAGCTTTTCTTAGGTCCTTACATGTGTCTGGGACAGGGCCTACACCTTCCCTGGGAAGTAGAGCAACCTGCAACCTTATGCAGCTGACAAAACTCAACATGTCCCATGCTCATTGCAGTGTCTGAACCGCATAATTTTTGGATCAAAGACTCTGAGAAGGATTTTTCCCTGCTACTAGTTGCTGCAGACCGTGGTAGGACAAGGCTCTGCACCTGAATATTGAAACTCTGTCTCACCTGTGGTCCCAGGAATACTTTTCTCCTCCTGGTTCCTGAGCAGTGAGGGAAGGAAATTGCATAGTTCAGATGCAGAGAGTGCAAGTGCTGGACTCCCCCTGCAAAATAGGGatgttttttaatctcttttaaacTTCCAGATTAGGAAAGAGAGCTTCTAACAAATCTACAGTTCATTTTAGTAAGTTTTCTTCTGCAAGTCAGTTCCCTACATAGCAGCTGATTGCTTCTGCTCACTGCTCTGTGAAGGTGCTGCATTAACATTTCTATAAAGAAAATATAGTTCAGGAATCAACTATTTAAACATTCAGTACTCTTTTTTCATCAGGGTGTTTCCTCAGACCAGCTCTTTATCCACTCTTCAAAGCAGTGTTGTGCCTTTCTCCCTCACCCTACAATTCTCCAACCTGATAGGCTTGGAGAAGggtaatattttgcatttctacCACTTTTCTTCCACAGCTTGCTTTGAGTCAGTATGTGTCAACTTAACTGGAGATCACTTTGCTCTTTTTCCAAGTCAACAACTACTGAAGGTTAGTAGGAGCTCCACTGGAAGGAAAGATAAGTGTGGGGGATTAAAGCCTAATGAGTGAAACAATAGTTTCCCACAATATGATCTGGGCTGTGTACAATAAGCCCTTCACCAAAAAACTGTGTTATTCAGACCAGATTTCTTTGTATGAATTAGTAACTATTCTTATTCTAGGCCTCAAAGCTTCAAGTAAAATCAAGTAAAAACCATTGTAAACAATGAGGTGTCACCAATCCATTGAGGGATAGGGTGTGGGAAAGCCCGGGTGATCCAGCAAAGCTAGTCTCAGCATCCCCTGTTCCACAGGGAGTCAAGGATCCCAGTTACCAAACAAcctctgtggctgatcacaggaCAGAGCCCCAGCATGGCAACAGCACTGGAACTATTCAGGAGTGAAAAGTTATTTGTTACCTTGTCATTGTACATTAGCAGGAGTCCTGTTGCCTTGTGGCTGACTTTTACTCAGTGTAATTTGGATAAAGTCTGCAGAGTCACAGCTGTTATAAAATTGCTCTTCAGATGGCTATACGGGCTTCAAGACATGGTGAATGAATTCAAAACTGGACCAGTCCCAGGTGTTCATCCTCCCTAGCCACTCTGAAGAACTCTGCCATCTCAGGCTGGAGGTAGTGGGGGAGACAGGGGATGGCCAGGAGGACTGAGCTCCTGAAGCAGTTCCTGACCTGTATCCCTGGTGCATCCAGAAAACTGTCATCATTTTAAGAATACTTTAAAGCAGGATGCTAAAAGCTGCATGTATTCAGACATTTCATCATTAACTGTGTGACAGCAGCAACTGTGGAGTTTCTGGAGTGTAGAACAGTAATAGGTACTGCCAGAAAAACACTTAAACTAATCATCTAAAGATATAAAAGTCTTGTCTTTTCCAAGCCCCATGTGGAAATATATTTCAGACATATCTTAGTATGTCTGGTGAGCTGTGCTATTACTGACTCTTTTTATGTCTTATATGTTTGGAGATAAAACCCCCTCATCCTTACACAATGAAAGAAATCTCAACATAGGAAATGGACTTGAATTAGGAAATGTGGAAAGAAAGATGAAAGCTAAGGGATACTGTTAGGATCAAAAAAGAGAGTGGTGACAATGAGGGAGCCTTTGAGACtaagaaggaaggagggggaaaCAGAAAGAGGGAGAAGCTT is drawn from Apteryx mantelli isolate bAptMan1 chromosome 3, bAptMan1.hap1, whole genome shotgun sequence and contains these coding sequences:
- the LOC106487342 gene encoding sulfotransferase 6B1-like gives rise to the protein MIAADTLERKDLIFTYKGTVYPTTLCTAEIFKAMESFEARRDDVILAGFPKSGTNWFGQILSDLIATAAKNNKNETNHHNDVPEEFPYLEIGDPEKYERMKKLPPRRLIRTHMSPQNLPESIFKNKAKILLLLRNPKDLATSYYHFSLVFSPFPSYESWDSFFKDFMAGKVPWGSYFNYLSEWNKYIVSENVMPVSFEEVKENTYLGVKKIVEFFEFPLNEEEIHAVVQRSSFQSMKTNSKNTHGAFGDVLFRKGGVSDWRNLFEEKHNLEMDKMYKEHLAATTLGTRLNYDVYCKI